Genomic segment of Pasteurella multocida subsp. multocida OH4807:
GTTCTTCTGCCGCATTAGGCGAACGGAAACCTAATTCTTTTGAAATTTCCGCACGAGTAGGCGGCATGCCTGTTGTCTCTAAATGACGCTTTAGAAAATCGTATACTTCTTGCTGACGCGCTGTCAGTGCTTTGAATGGTTTCATAAACACCCCTGTTTTTATATACAGAATAACTGTCATTATATACATACTTATTGATATTGCAATCTTTTCCGTTCTTATCGTAGCAAAGCAAGAACACGAAAATCCCCCCACGAGATCAAAACCCACAGTAGTTCTTTTATTCAACAACTCACTTCTGATAATTTTATGGTAAACTAATCGAAAATTTTCTAATAAACCTATAAAAATGGAAATTCACTATGTTTAGTTTTCTAAATATGTATCGCAAAATATTGGAATTGCCTTTATCCTTTTTAGTTAAAAATAATCCAATTCCACATCATCCTATCGATGAATTAAAACTTGATACCACACAGCCTGTTGTTTACGTTTTACCCTATACTTCACAGACCGATTTAGTTATTTTCCGTAAAAACTGCCTCAGTGTGGGGTTACCAGATCCATTTGAAAATAATGAAATTGCCGATCATGTGTTGCCACGTTTCGTGTTTCTTGATGAAGGACGTCGTTTTTTCAAATCAAAAGGTGCTAAGCAAGAAACGATTCAAGTCTTCAATAAATACTTAGCCTTACACCACGCCTTACCTGAGCTGGATGTGCAATTAATCCCATGCTCAGTATTATGGGGGCGTTCTCCTGGTCACGAGAATCAATCAGGCCTGCCGCAGCTTCGTCTATTAAGTGGCATTCAAAAAGTCATCGCTGCCATTTGGTTTGGACGTGACACATTTGTGCGCTTTTCACAAGCTGTATCACTACGTTACATGGTTAATGAACATGGTGCAGACGAGGCAATTGCACACAAACTTGCCCGTGTCGCCAAAATACACTTTTCAAAACAACGTATGTCGGCAACAGGACCACGCTTACCAAATCGTCAAGCAATGTTCAATAAATTACTTGAACTGCCAAGCATTTTGGAAGCCATAAAAGATGAAGCAAAATCAAAAAATATCAGTGAAGAAAAAGCGGCACAAGAAGCAGAAAAAATACTGAATGAGATTGCAGCTAACGTCAATTATGAAGGGTTACGTGTTGCGGATCGTTTCTTACGTTGGTTATGGAATAAACTTTATCAAGGTATCGATGTACAAAATGCAGATCGCGTACGTAAATTAGCATTAGAAGGACATGAAATTGTCTATGTCCCTTGCCATCGCAGTCACATTGACTACCTATTGCTGTCTTACTTGCTTTATCATCAAGGATTAGTCCCTCCTCATATCGCAGCAGGCATTAACCTTAACTTTTGGCCCGTGGGGGCAATGTTCCGTCGAGGCGGTGCCTTCTTTATCCGTCGTACCTTTAAAGGAAACCGCCTGTACTCAACAATTTTCCGTGAATATTTAGCGGAGCTTTTCCACCGTGGTTATCCTGTTGAATACTTTATTGAAGGCGGACGTTCTCGGACTGGTCGCTTGCTCGCACCTAAAACAGGGATGATGTCAATGACCTTACAGGCACTGTTACAGCGTCAAACTCGCCCGATTTCTGTTGTTCCTGTTTACGTGGGTTATGAGCACGTTTTAGAAGTTGATACCTATGCGAAAGAACTGCGCGGAGCAGCAAAAGAGAAAGAAAACGCAGGACTGGTTTTAAGAGTGATCAAAAAATTACGTAATTTAGGTCAAGCTTATGTGAATTTTGGTGAGCCAATTACGTTAAGTAACTTTTTGAATCTACATTATCCAGAATGGAAAGAAAACATTCAACATGAAGAGCGACCACAATGGTTTAACCAAGCTGTTGATAGTGTGTCACATCAAGTGATGATTAACATTAATAAAGCTGCAGCGGTTAATGCCATGAATTTAACGGGTACCGCCTTATTATCTTCACGTCAGCGCGCCCTTTCAAAAGAGCAACTACTCGAACAATTAGAAAGCTACCAACAATTCTTACAAAATGTGCCTTATTCACAAGACATTGTGGTTCCACAAGAATCTCCAGAAAAAATGCTTGAGCATATTCTAACATTAGAACGTGTTGGTATCATTATTGAAAAAGACAATTTTGGTGAAATTGTGCGTTTAGAACGCAATGCTGCAGTATTAATGACTTACTATCGAAACAATATTCAGCATTTATTTGTATTACCATCTTTAGTTGCTAGCATTGTCTTGCACTATGAAGCGATTCAAAAACCTTTAGTGTTAGAAGCAGTCAGCAAAATTTACCCTTTTTTGAAGAATGAATTATTTTTATCATTTTCACAGGAAGAACTACAAGAGCGTATCAATCAGATCATTGCTGAGTTTGAAGGTCAGCAAGTGGTTAAATGTAATGCCAACATGCTGTCGATTAATAAACCTCGCGTCAGAATGTTACAACTGTGGTCTTCGGGTGTGCGTGAAATATTACAACGTTATTACATTACGGTAAGTATTTTAGAAAAAGATCCTGCTACACCTCGTACAAATTTAGAAAAAGACAGTCAATCTGTTGCGCAACGTTTGTCCGTATTACACGGCATCAATGCACCAGAGTTCTTTGATAAAGCGGTTTTCTCTGCCTTTATCGCCAGCTTAAAACAAGAAGGCTATTTCAATGAGGAAGGCATTGCCAATACAACAAAACTCAATGAAATCATAGAGATTCTAAATCATGTCATTTCAACAGAAGTCACCTTAACTATCAAAGGTGCTATTGCCAAGATTGAAGAAGAATAAATCTTGCGATATAAAAAAGAGCGGCGTAAAAGTAAAAATTTGAGCCGCTCTTTTTTATGCTGTATTCACGAAGCATTTACCGTCTAAACATCCCGCCTAGACCACCAAGTCCACCCATCATACCTTGCATACCACGCATCATTTTTGCCATGCCGCCTTTACGCATTTTTTTCATCATTCGTTGCATTTCGTCAAACTGTTTGAGCAATTTATTGACGTCCTGCACTTGTGTCCCAGACCCCATTGCAATACGACGACGACGGGATCCTTTGATAATATCGGGATTAGCACGCTCTTTAAATGTCATGGAGTTAATAATTGCCTCCATTTTATTAAACATTTTATCATCAACTTGGTTCTTAACATGGTCTGGTAAATTTTTCGCGCCAGGTAATTTG
This window contains:
- a CDS encoding glycerol-3-phosphate acyltransferase (COG2937 Glycerol-3-phosphate O-acyltransferase), which gives rise to MFSFLNMYRKILELPLSFLVKNNPIPHHPIDELKLDTTQPVVYVLPYTSQTDLVIFRKNCLSVGLPDPFENNEIADHVLPRFVFLDEGRRFFKSKGAKQETIQVFNKYLALHHALPELDVQLIPCSVLWGRSPGHENQSGLPQLRLLSGIQKVIAAIWFGRDTFVRFSQAVSLRYMVNEHGADEAIAHKLARVAKIHFSKQRMSATGPRLPNRQAMFNKLLELPSILEAIKDEAKSKNISEEKAAQEAEKILNEIAANVNYEGLRVADRFLRWLWNKLYQGIDVQNADRVRKLALEGHEIVYVPCHRSHIDYLLLSYLLYHQGLVPPHIAAGINLNFWPVGAMFRRGGAFFIRRTFKGNRLYSTIFREYLAELFHRGYPVEYFIEGGRSRTGRLLAPKTGMMSMTLQALLQRQTRPISVVPVYVGYEHVLEVDTYAKELRGAAKEKENAGLVLRVIKKLRNLGQAYVNFGEPITLSNFLNLHYPEWKENIQHEERPQWFNQAVDSVSHQVMININKAAAVNAMNLTGTALLSSRQRALSKEQLLEQLESYQQFLQNVPYSQDIVVPQESPEKMLEHILTLERVGIIIEKDNFGEIVRLERNAAVLMTYYRNNIQHLFVLPSLVASIVLHYEAIQKPLVLEAVSKIYPFLKNELFLSFSQEELQERINQIIAEFEGQQVVKCNANMLSINKPRVRMLQLWSSGVREILQRYYITVSILEKDPATPRTNLEKDSQSVAQRLSVLHGINAPEFFDKAVFSAFIASLKQEGYFNEEGIANTTKLNEIIEILNHVISTEVTLTIKGAIAKIEEE